GAAAATCTACCCTTGTCTGTGCAATTTCGCTCGACAGGGGTTTGGAGATCGGCTTTATTTTACCCACAGTCGGGGTACTCTAATTCACTTCCGGTGTCTAAATCGCGATTCAATTACTTCGCTGCAAATGAAGTAATCAAGTGCAAACGCTTCTAGTGCTTGATGAGAAACATCAGCCAGCTTGCCGCCATCGTTCCAGCAACGAAGAGACCGAAGCAGAAGAGACCGAAGCGGATCATCATGCGCGGTTCCGCCCGCTGCGTAATGCCGAAGACGACGGACGCGCAGGCGGCAAAGATAAGGACAGCCGAAAAATGCGACATGGCTAAAGCCCAACCTTTCTGCCATTGGCAAGAGAGTGCGCATCGACTGCCGCGATCACGTTGAGAAGGCCGGCCACCGCGATGAACTTGGTGCCGTATTCGGCGACCGCGAGAAGCACCGGTGCGTTACCCCAGTCCAGCATGCGACCCACGAAATAGAGCACCGGATTACCCGCGTCAGCGACGACGCCCAGGAGGTCCAGCATGTCTCCCGTACCT
This genomic stretch from Terriglobus saanensis SP1PR4 harbors:
- a CDS encoding DUF6677 family protein; translated protein: MTTKAVLPNQSRNKNLPIVVLIAGWVVPGLGHLLLRKYIRAGLLFISIVTLFAAGLAMGGKLYATGTGDMLDLLGVVADAGNPVLYFVGRMLDWGNAPVLLAVAEYGTKFIAVAGLLNVIAAVDAHSLANGRKVGL